DNA from Deltaproteobacteria bacterium:
CGGCGGCGCTGGTGGCCGAGGAGGTGAGCGCGGGCAGACCGAGCCCGTGGCCGAGCCCCTGGAGCACGAGCCCGCCGCCCACCGCGAGCAGCGAGCGGCCGCCGACGCCCCACCACAGGAAGGCCATCGACACCGTCATCACGAGCGCGCCCACGACCGCGGCCGCGCGCTCGCCCACCCGCATGCCGAGCGCACCGCCGAAGGGCGAGCCGAGCGTGAGGGAGGCCGTGCGCAGGACCAGGATCCAGGCCGTCGCCGCGGGCGTGAAGCCGAAGACGCCGTGGAGCGCGAAGGGCGCGATCACGAAGGTGCCTATGTAGGACGCGCTCATGAAGGCGCTCGAGATCGTGGGCGCCACGAAGCGGCGGTCGCGGAGCAGGCCGAGCGGGACGAGCGGGGCGGCGGCCCGCGCCTCGACGGCGCGGAACGCGACGAGGCCGGCGGCGCCGGTGGCGGCCGCCGCGAGCACGGCGGCCGAGCGCAGCCCGAGCTCGCGGAGCTCGGCGAGCGCCAGCATCAGGCCGCTCAC
Protein-coding regions in this window:
- a CDS encoding MFS transporter gives rise to the protein TQPAAMALIFSVTASNRRVQAMGWWSMTTAGAPALGLVAGGPLIEWFGWRVVFLLQGAFALAAFVLAALVLRETSRKTVRLDVAGSVTLALGVSGLMLALAELRELGLRSAAVLAAAATGAAGLVAFRAVEARAAAPLVPLGLLRDRRFVAPTISSAFMSASYIGTFVIAPFALHGVFGFTPAATAWILVLRTASLTLGSPFGGALGMRVGERAAAVVGALVMTVSMAFLWWGVGGRSLLAVGGGLVLQGLGHGLGLPALTSSATSAAADEDIGIASAVNRLFGTIGAAFGITLLSLLWGGEGSSDAFASAFAAGGALSALSLAAAFGMRR